In Hirschia baltica ATCC 49814, the genomic stretch ATCTCTACGGCAGACATTGGCATAAGAGCAGACATTTTCCACGAACCTGATTTATTATCGACAAACTGATGACAATTGGGCACCAACCTTAGGCTCTTCCGAAATTGGATCGAAGAATAGGAAAGCGTCATTTGAAGCATATAGTTGAGGCTTAGCTGATAGAACGACTTCACGATTGAGGCTTCCAACCATAACCTTATCAGCTTGAATAACCCGCTGCTCTATATCAAAATCACTGATCACGCAGACGTATTTAGAAAGTGGAAAAATTATCGAAGCTACTTTTAAACCGAAACCCAAAGGCTTGCCGACAGCTTCTGGGCCGCTTGGTCGTAGCATAACTGGGTGATCACACGTTATAAACTCTCCGGCATCAGGATTACTTCTGATAATCGTCCAAGGACGACTTCCTAGAACTTTTAAAATAGAGTCTTGAAGTTCGAATTCTTCTCGGATTTGTCCCTCTCTTGCCACTTCAAAGGTGTATTCCTTTCGGCGATGGAAGTCCTGCATTCTCTCATAAGGCAGTATTTGTTCAATTGATCCTTTTTTGAGCACTCGTTTCATTTCTGACTCGTATATGTGGGGCGATGAAAGAACCACATCCATTATGCCCTCACTCACTCTCTGACGAAACTCCCGTCTCTGTTCGCGAAAAGCAGGATTTCGTACAGCCAACAATGCTATGAAATTTAGGATGATGTTAAAGTCATCATTCGTTTCAAAGAAGCCATTTCCTCTGACTACTTTCTTGATACCGGTTTCTACCTCGTTTTCGAATAAGGACATCGCCGTCTCAACCGCGTCTCCTGGATAGTCTTGTATATCAATTCGATTGAAATCTTTTTGCGCTCCGACCCCTCTGGGTTTCGATCTAAAACTCTTATCACGAGCAAAGTCGTACACCCATAACATACTATGCTTGCTGACCGGAGTGGTGAACCACTTCAGATAACATTGTGAAATCCAGTGATGGTTTCGAGCCTGTTTTCTTGAAATTGTCATTTGCTCAATGTAATGAACATCGCGCAGTGTTCAAAGACGCCTTTAGAATTAATATGCTATCCCACTCTTATTAGGACAAAACCACCGTTAAATTGATCAAACAAGAATGTCGCTTTGCGGCCAACAATTCCAGCCCCGTTACTTCCCCTAAAACTGGAAATACACAAAGGGTGCAGCTTGCAGCGGGAAGAATGCCAATGCACAGCCCATAAAGACGCCGCACGCCCCCCAAAACAATGCCGGATGCCGCATGATTGTCGAGCGAGACAGTTTAGTGAAACCGCTCTTGCCCAAAATGCCATCCAGAATAACAGCCAATGGTGCAAGCCAGACAATCCATTCAAGTGACTTCACCGCCTCAGAGCTATCACGTAGCCCAGTAAACGCTGCCCAAACCTGCAAAACATCGCCCATATTCTCAGCGCGGAATGGTGCCCACACCATAATGACAAACACCTGCGTCAAAACCAATCCGATTGCAGCACCTAGCACGCCGCCAATCAAATACTTCTTATTCCCAAGCAACAAACGGTGCACAGCAAGGGCCGCTCCATGCAACGCGCCCCAAATCACAAATGTCCAAGCCGCGCCGTGCCATAATCCGCCCAGCAACATTGTCGCAAACAGATTGACATATGTGCGCAGTTTACCCGCCCTATTCCCGCCAAGCGAGATGTAAAGATAATCACGCAACCAGCTAGATAGGGATATGTGCCAACGTCGCCAGAAGTCTGCAATCGATGTTGATAAATATGGAAAGTCAAAGTTACGCGGAATGAAAAATCCAAACCAACGCGCCACCCCAATCGCCATCATCGAATAGCCAGCAAAATCAAAATAAATCTGCGCGCCAAATGCGAAAGTCGCGCCTACTAGCGATAAATTGGTCCAGTTGGACACATCTGAATCGCCCGCCACCATCGGATTACCAAACACAGGGTCGACAAACGGTGCGATATTATCAGCAAAGCCGGCCTTATATACCCATCCAATCGCGAAGAAACGCAGACCTGACAGCATAATCTCGCTAGATAATTTGCGATCTTTTTCCATCTGCGGAAAGAATCCAGCCGCACGTACAATAGGACCAGCCACTAGCTGCGGGAAGAAAGCAATATATAGTGCAACGCGTCGTATCCGGGTTTCAACGGCTAACTCTTCACGCCGCACATCGACAATAAAACTAATCGCCTGAAAAATATAAAAGCTCACCCCTACTGGCAGAATAATCTTCAACGTCGAAGGGTTCGCATTCACCCCAACCAAATTGAGCAGATCAATAAAGCTATCAGCAAAGAAATTGAAATATTTGAAAACGCCAAGGATCAGCAAATTGGCGGTAACACCCAACATTGTCGCCCTATTGCGCTGTTTCTCGTCCAGCGATTTGTCACCCGCATACAGACCAGCGCCCCACGCTATGGCAATGACGACACCAATAAGCGCCAGAAAGCGGACATCCCACCATCCATAGAAAATCGCGCTCGCACCCAGCAACACCATAAGGCGTGCTTCTTTGAACTTTGCTGGCAGCAACCAATGCGCGGCAAAAACAAGTGTCAGAAATATTGGAAAAATTGCGTCTGTAAAAATCATTTCAGCGCTCCAGTCTCATCTATCTTGTCTGCAAGCCAGCTTGTATAGATCTGCGCGCCGTCAGCCAATAAATGCTCAGGGTCAAACCATATTTGAGACTTTAGTTGATCAAGCAATATTGGGTCATTGGCCGGAATACAATTGAACTTAACCAACTCACCCGCACACACATTCTGAGTATAAGCGCGAATGCCAGCATCCACTGTTGGCGGCGCATAATAACTTATTCTACGCACACCAGCATCTTTTAAATGCCCTCGCTGCATTGCTCTAAAGCTCATCGCCCAATGCGGACCATTTGTTGCTTCCGTCGGCAAAACCTCATCTAGCGCTTCAACAATTTCATCGAGTGTCTGTTCTTGGCGTGGTTTAGTCTGTGGATCATATGCGGGCTTTTTTTCAACATCAGAGAAACGTTCGCCACTTGAAAGCAAACCGACATTTAGTGAATTTAGTGTGAGATGAATACCGCCAAAGACAATGTCCTTAATACATCCAATTGTGCCATAACATGCACCGCCGACAATGCCTAAACCCGCCCATTCAGCAGCCTCGCGGTCAAACTGATCAATGGCGCGATCTGAAAATTTCGCGACCTTAAATACATAGGCCGACAATTCATCAAATTCCTGCACCACGCTCAAAAACACCACATCAGGTGCCCTCGGTGCGCGTTTTAAGTATTCAAGCAAAGCTTTGTTGCGTTCTTGCAGCGAAGATCCTTCAAGAGACAGATTGATCGCACGATGTGGATATCCTTTTTCGCGCAGTAATTGGGTCAAACGCTCATCATCAATCGCATTTCGAGAAAGGC encodes the following:
- a CDS encoding DUF4238 domain-containing protein — its product is MTISRKQARNHHWISQCYLKWFTTPVSKHSMLWVYDFARDKSFRSKPRGVGAQKDFNRIDIQDYPGDAVETAMSLFENEVETGIKKVVRGNGFFETNDDFNIILNFIALLAVRNPAFREQRREFRQRVSEGIMDVVLSSPHIYESEMKRVLKKGSIEQILPYERMQDFHRRKEYTFEVAREGQIREEFELQDSILKVLGSRPWTIIRSNPDAGEFITCDHPVMLRPSGPEAVGKPLGFGLKVASIIFPLSKYVCVISDFDIEQRVIQADKVMVGSLNREVVLSAKPQLYASNDAFLFFDPISEEPKVGAQLSSVCR
- a CDS encoding MBOAT family O-acyltransferase, which produces MIFTDAIFPIFLTLVFAAHWLLPAKFKEARLMVLLGASAIFYGWWDVRFLALIGVVIAIAWGAGLYAGDKSLDEKQRNRATMLGVTANLLILGVFKYFNFFADSFIDLLNLVGVNANPSTLKIILPVGVSFYIFQAISFIVDVRREELAVETRIRRVALYIAFFPQLVAGPIVRAAGFFPQMEKDRKLSSEIMLSGLRFFAIGWVYKAGFADNIAPFVDPVFGNPMVAGDSDVSNWTNLSLVGATFAFGAQIYFDFAGYSMMAIGVARWFGFFIPRNFDFPYLSTSIADFWRRWHISLSSWLRDYLYISLGGNRAGKLRTYVNLFATMLLGGLWHGAAWTFVIWGALHGAALAVHRLLLGNKKYLIGGVLGAAIGLVLTQVFVIMVWAPFRAENMGDVLQVWAAFTGLRDSSEAVKSLEWIVWLAPLAVILDGILGKSGFTKLSRSTIMRHPALFWGACGVFMGCALAFFPLQAAPFVYFQF